A DNA window from Centropristis striata isolate RG_2023a ecotype Rhode Island chromosome 10, C.striata_1.0, whole genome shotgun sequence contains the following coding sequences:
- the LOC131978812 gene encoding cytochrome c oxidase copper chaperone, translated as MSTVSAAAVESVSEPTEQKKPLKPCCACPETKKVRDACIIEKGEENCSILIEAHKDCMRALGFKI; from the exons ATGTCGactgtgtctgctgctgctgtggagtCTGTGTCTGAGCCCACTGAGCAGAAGAAGCCACTGAAGCCATGCTGTGCTTGTCCAGAGACAAAGAAAGTCAGGGATGCTTG CATCATTGAAAAGGGAGAGGAGAACTGCTCAATCCTGATTGAGGCACACAAAGACTGCATGAGGGCGCTTGGATTCAagatttaa
- the popdc2 gene encoding popeye domain-containing 2: MSTDNTTLLDSLFFPPLCDGWTNNTEGAIYHLGNTMLFLGYMGGSGAYGCLFIFGFLTPAFLCMTLWGWMTMCGLDVFTWNLLLLLACFFQICHLLFRLHQEGIRSEELTALYQAVYLPLGVSVQVFKEVASAFENKVVELKAGETYAVEGKTPINQLSFLLSGRINVSLEGQFLHYIHRHQFLDSPEWESLRPNEEGKFQVTMTAEEDSRYISWRRRRLYLLISKERYIARIFSVMLGYDIAEKLYNLNNKLYIKSGVLLDIRLPSLYHVLAPSSQGSEGGSGSGSDGGIGKEQVEDPAPAYQMPDPDQFQPHLQGSRNPSMDEPRVPQHSHYELPWASDSELPTGEDSTSLVLEDFGDVAGSLMDYGSERDYLR, translated from the exons ATGAGCACAGACAACACGACTCTGCTGGACagcttgttttttcctcctctctgcgATGGCTGGACTAACAACACAGAGGGAGCCATCTACCATTTGGGCAACACCATGCTATTCCTGGGCTACATGGGAGGCAGCGGGGCCTACGGGTGCCTCTTCATCTTCGGCTTCCTGACTCCTGCCTTCCTGTGCATGACCCTGTGGGGCTGGATGACCATGTGCGGCCTGGATGTCTTCACCTGGAACCTGCTTCTGCTGCTGGCCTGCTTTTTTCAGATCTGCCACCTGCTTTTCCGGCTGCACCAGGAGGGCATACGCAGCGAGGAGCTGACTGCCCTCTACCAGGCGGTCTACCTGCCGCTGGGCGTGTCCGTCCAGGTGTTCAAGGAGGTCGCAAGCGCCTTTGAAAACAAGGTGGTGGAGCTGAAGGCTGGAGAGACGTACGCTGTGGAGGGCAAGACGCCCATTAACCAGCTCTCCTTTCTGCTGTCTGGGAG gATCAACGTATCTTTGGAAGGTCAGTTCCTGCATTACATCCACCGCCACCAGTTCCTCGACTCTCCAGAGTGGGAGTCTCTGAGACCAAACGAGGAGGGCAAGTTTCAG GTGACCATGACAGCAGAGGAAGACTCCCGCTACATCTCATGGCGTCGCCGTCGCCTCTATTTGTTGATATCAAAGGAGCGATACATCGCTCGCATCTTTTCTGTCATGTTGGGCTACGACATCGCTGAGAAGCTCTACAACCTCAACAACAAGCTCTACATCAAGAGTGGTGTGCTGCTAGACATCCGCCTGCCCAGCCTCTATCACGTGCTGGCCCCGTCCTCGCAGGGCAGCGAGGGCGGCAGTGGCAGCGGTAGTGATGGCGGCATCGGCAAGGAGCAAGTTGAAGACCCAGCACCGGCCTATCAGATGCCAGATCCAGACCAATTTCAACCCCACCTGCAGGGATCAAGGAACCCCAGCATGGATGAACCCCGGGTCCCCCAGCATAGCCACTATGAGCTCCCCTGGGCATCAGACTCCGAGCTGCCCACTGGTGAGGACTCCACCAGCCTGGTCCTGGAGGACTTTGGTGATGTGGCAGGCTCATTAATGGATTATGGCAGTGAAAGGGATTATTTGAGGTAG